In Drosophila bipectinata strain 14024-0381.07 chromosome 2R, DbipHiC1v2, whole genome shotgun sequence, one genomic interval encodes:
- the LOC122320993 gene encoding serum response factor homolog A-like: protein MTTTTSISKSMSSSSSSPPPLLPLISLLSPQHQQQQQQQRWHLQRRQQQQHEHQRQQQQQYQQNREKLMMPPPSSLSSSSPPLLLPLRPQPQYPQWHQQKQQQYHQQQQQIHLHNQHNPLYQQQQLYMQSTGMSPPISSISSLTK from the coding sequence atgacaacaacaacatcaatttcaaagtcaatgtcatcatcatcatcgtcaccGCCGCCACTGTTGCCGCTGATATCGTTGCTGTCGCcacaacatcagcaacagcaacaacaacagcggtGGCACCTGCAGCggcggcaacagcagcagcatgaACATCAgcgacaacaacagcagcaatatcaacaaaatcgagaaaaattaatgatgccaccaccatcatcattatcatcatcatcaccgCCATTGCTATTGCCACTGCGACCGCAGCCGCAATATCCACAATGGCAtcaacagaaacaacaacaatatcatcagcagcagcagcagatacaTCTTCATAACCAACATAACCCGCTGtatcaacagcagcaactaTATATGCAATCAACTGGCATGTCACCGCCAATATCATCAATATCAtcattaacaaaataa
- the LOC122320994 gene encoding putative uncharacterized protein DDB_G0268364: MTTTTSISKSMSSSSSSPPPLLPLISLLSPQHQQQQQQQRWHLQRRQQQQHEHQRQQQQQYQQNREKLMMPPPSSLSSSSPPLLLPLRPQPQYPQWHQQKQQQYHQQQQQIHLHNQHNPLYQQQQLYMQYQQMHKHQHHRQNQQYPQKQQQHLSNQMPLLLQPPSIRNIADIDMGPYGTVIVDLDQGHLIPHLQQQQQLPSMPSLLPIGLSPPTSISSTNRTSTTTTTILVTNNKNKQQQQEQQQQ, from the coding sequence atgacaacaacaacatcaatttcaaagtcaatgtcatcatcatcatcgtcaccGCCGCCACTGTTGCCGCTGATATCGTTGCTGTCGCcacaacatcagcaacagcaacaacaacagcggtGGCACCTGCAGCggcggcaacagcagcagcatgaACATCAgcgacaacaacagcagcaatatcaacaaaatcgagaaaaattaatgatgccaccaccatcatcattatcatcatcatcaccgCCATTGCTATTGCCACTGCGACCGCAGCCGCAATATCCACAATGGCAtcaacagaaacaacaacaatatcatcagcagcagcagcagatacaTCTTCATAACCAACATAACCCGCTGtatcaacagcagcaactaTATATGCAATACCAGCAAATGCATAAGCATCAGCATCATCGACAAAATCAACAATATCcacagaaacagcaacagcatctCTCCAATCAAATGCCATTGCTGTTGCAACCGCCAAGTATTCGAAATATCGCGGATATTGACATGGGGCCGTATGGGACGGTAATTGTGGACCTGGATCAAGGCCACTTAATACCGCAtctccaacaacaacagcagttGCCATCAATGCCATCACTGCTGCCAATTGGCCTGTCACCACCAACATCAATATCATCAACAAATAGAACATCAACTACAACCACAACCATACTAGTCACAAATAATAAGaataaacagcaacaacaagaacagcagcagcaataa
- the LOC122321134 gene encoding uncharacterized protein DDB_G0290685-like — protein sequence MSTETCNYRESIRNQDEDGDGNNDEDVYEEELELESQENDNDNGDEDGGHNNDKAGVEGNEKDRGEGNDKHGGETKRKDGDKNESKVGGDRSRKDGGKRNSKDKDGGENNNSDGGRNNDHE from the coding sequence ATGTCAACGGAAACTTGTAATTATCGGGAATCAATTAGGAATCAAGACGAAGACGGCGATGGAAACAACGATGAAGACGTATATGAAGAGGAACTGGAATTAGAAAGCCAAGAAAATGACAACGATAATGGCGACGAAGACGGAGGCCACAACAACGACAAAGCTGGAGTCGAAGGAAACGAAAAAGACAGAGGTGAAGGAAACGACAAACATGGAGGTGAAACTAAAAGAAAAGATGGCGATAAAAATGAAAGCAAAGTTGGCGGTGATCGAAGCAGAAAAGACGGAGGCAAAAGGAACAGCAAAGACAAAGATGGCGgtgaaaacaacaacagcgacgGCGGCAGAAACAACGACCACGAGTGA